In the genome of Hippoglossus hippoglossus isolate fHipHip1 chromosome 9, fHipHip1.pri, whole genome shotgun sequence, the window CGCAATGCCGGTAATGTAAAGCCATAATGACAGGGAAAAGATGAGACAGTTGGGAATATCAACGTTTTCAGAAATGGAGGCGGaagttttaactttttttctttttgttgaatCACAAgtcaatatatttaaatttcagATTTTTCCCAACAGTCTCATCTTTTTCCTTTCAGGGTGTCTTTGCATTTCTTGCATTACGCTACATACCTGCCGGCTTGCTTAAGTGTAAGCATGCTAGCTAGCGAGAAATCTCATTGCCGAGACACTGCTGCAAGGCAATGGTAACATTAACATCACTGTTGGTGAAATACCACATTTTCCTCCGATGTATTATAAAATTCTGAAGAAAAATTAtatgactaaaataaaaaagtattgaCTTTAAATTCAGCCATTTCTGACAATGTGTGCTTTCAGAGGTACGAGGTTGAGAACATGAAACGAGGGGCATTCATATGAACTCCTTTTCAGGGACATGTAAACACGACCCCATCACAGTGTTATTCACAGACATGGGTCAGATAATACTTTCAAATAACATCCAAAGAGTAATAAGTGGGTGGGCTTTACCTTATCAGCACTTCTCACATTTAATGTGAGAAAGTTGCGCCTCATGGGCATGATCAAAATCACATGGCATTTTTGAGTGTGGCAActgaatcaaatgaaatgaaaactaatttCAAATGTTATGTTGTTTACCTCATAGGTGAAACAGTGATGATTGTCGCACAGATCAACAATTCCTCATCCTCTGACATGAGTCCCAAATTCAGTTTTATCCAGGATGTGGTGTACCGTGCCAGCGGTAATACCAAACATGAAAGCCATGTTATCCACAAAGTGGTTGACAGCTGCATTAAAGCCCAAACACAGAAGGAGGTCAAGTGTGCAGTAACGATTCCTCCTGGTCAGATGCAGACAATCCAGAATTGTGACATAATCACAGTGGAATACCAATTCAAGGTATGTCATGTTTTAACTGTGAATCCTAATGCTATAGTATATTTACTTCTGAGATATttcaaagggatttttttttaagattttccAATTTTGTTGTGACTGCCGGGTGTTTCAAGTGATGCATCATGTGCTAATAAGGCAGCCATATTTTTTTCTCAGGTCTATTTGGATATCAGCTTTGCTTTTGATCCCGAGGTCCTGCTCCCGGTGATCATCCTTCCTCTTGACCTCCTTCCTGGTCTTCAGCCTGGTGTTACTGCGAGTCCCTATCTAGCTGGGGCAACTGGTGGCCCAAGTAATAGTGACTTCCCTCCCCCAACAGCATCTTTGGGTCCATATCCTGCTTCCCCAAACTCAGGCGGTTACCCAGGAGCTCAAAGGTACTCAGTGCCACAACCTGCGTACTCAGGTAACCCACCACCAATGTACGCTTTCCCATCAAATGCGTACCCTGCTCAGCCGCCATACATGAGTGGGGGCTACAATAACCAAGTGCCTCAGCCACAAGCTCCATATGGatctccctcttcatcctcatcatcgaCGCCTGTGCTTCACCCTCCGCCTTCAGCCCCAACATTTCATCCACCCCCATCTGCACCAGCGATCAATCCATCCCCTTCTCCGTCTTTTAACATGTCCCCACCTGCTCCCACATACAACTCTCTGTCTTCTACGCTGATGATGAACGTAGACTTCCTGTCTCAGTCGGATGAAGCTCCTCCATCATATTCCCTCCTGTTCCCGTCTTCTGCTACTGAAAATTCTAATGCAAAATAATCAAAGGAATCCATAATGACTGGATCAGTTGATTGAGTATTAAGTCAAATGCCAATAGTTAACAATGTGAAATCAGATCACCTATAAATCTCTGCTTAGTTATTAGTGTTGCACTTTGTTAGTGTTGTTGAAGATGAAAGCATTTCAAATGAAAGGGGCATTTTGtgcattatatttttgtttgcatgtaaacaaaaataatgctTTTTCTTCGTATGTTAgagttttgtttgtctggtgaATTATTAGGTTGGTGGTGGCTGTTACTCAAACCTCAGTCATCAGGGTACACAGTGTTTTATATGTGCCTTGTTCAACTCAAGTGTCCTAGAACTGATGATTTTTTTCAGCCTTATAGTTTTCTCTACCTCACTATTTTGCATCGAGGCTTGAAAAACACGAttcacaatgtttttatgtgtcaaaaaaaacaaacattttaagaggacaaataaaaattTTACAGTCTGTTGAGTTTTGTATGAGACAATGACTTTGGTCACTGCACACTACTTAGCAAACCTTTTTTGTTGTTATACTAACAAAGTGTTCTGTCTGATTTGAATAAACACCTGTTATGCAAACGTTTCACTGTGTCTCACATTGTTTAAACTCGGCCACAAAGTAGAATACATCTTTGCAAATAAGTTCATTCTTCTGATCTTATCAGGATCGATGGATGGTTGGAATACCCTTCTTATTTCTGAGGGGCAGTCTGGCATACAGTAATTGTAGTAatgggaggaggaaaaaaggaggagTACTAGTGCATTaccaaaaataaacaagacaaaGTTATAAAAACTGGACAAAAATACATAGGCATAAAGTGGGAgtcatcatttaaaaattgtaatgAATTAAAGGAATCTACAGTTACTGCAGTACACTATTATCGTTTTTACATAtgcatatattcatatacataAACTCACTACTATGCGCAGAtctttatatgtatatatatatatctgtttgtgtatgttctATTTTTACCTCTTTTTTGATTATCTTCTGCTGTGTATGTTCCGAGGATCATTTTAATCTCatatttttctcatctttttatCTTATAAACTACAACATCCTATGAGTCTGTTAGATTTAGCCCTTCTAAGGGAAATcccatttcttattttattccttATTCTATAAGTAATTTTAAATTTCACTTCACATACATTTGTACAAATCATGGTtctcttaaaggggacatatcatgcaaattccactttgttagtgcttctacacgttaatttgggtatctggcatgtctaccaacccaaaaactctgggaaaaaaacactcgcgcgttttgttatagttcctctaagtcagaaacgtcatgcttgagtgacactggaagtctccctacatggccttggcccacccccccccccacccaccccacctCACCTCAATGTTCAGATTTTAACTTGATTTAGAATAATATCGATTATAGACACAgcctttaaaacagcattttctgattatccTAACCCAAATTAGGTCATTCTCAGAAtaaacaatattcaaattaagacatgtggagtatgTCGACCTTAGTCCCAAACTGCTCGATGTCCCAATCAGACTGTGCTCTGTATCGTGTCAGCAGGAATATGAATGTATTATAAGCTattcatgtaaacatcatttaaaataatgtcttattcagaataaggtcattAGTCAGAGAATTACTGTCCATGTACACATAGTTATTGTCTGCTTTCACAAATGCTGCATTTGTGGTCTTGCTCTTTCTTACAGGGACATGCCATCATCATTCAAGGGGCGTCATGGAAAGATCGTGTACAAGCTCGAGGCTAAGCTGTCCAGGTCCTGGCAGTGGCCTTTAAGACGACAATGCAAGATCAGGTTTTTTTCAAAGTCGCCCCAACACCTTGACCAAGTAGTAATGGTAAGTGGGACACTTGATAGGCTACATTTGATACACTATTTGTCTATTGGGCGTTCTTTAAAGCTTAGCTGCTGAAAAGGAACAGCTTTAAGACAAGAACTCACACTAAATAAACAACTTGAGGGGTTGAAGGAAAGGCAACAATTAAATTCTTAATATGATAAGAAAGTAAAGTACATACTACAGAAACTATagttatgttatatatattatatactcgCCTTTGGCCTCTTTGGTTGACATGCTgtattgctatggcttacttgtgACGTTGATCCGGCAGCAGACCATCCAATTGTTATCATTGTGGGCCAGATGACAGTGTGGGCCAAATATGGGCCAAAACTGTTTTGCTATGTGGGACAAAGATATCTGATGCCACCACAGAGTCATAGTTAACAGTCAAGTTGATAAAAATAAACGTTTGTTATGTTCTTCTCGTATCCACAGTACGGTTCAGTGAACAAAGACATGGGGATTATTTCGAAGAGAGAGGTCAAAATGCTTGCGACTGTCGACAGACGGATTTACTCTCCAGGTAAAGTCACTCCAACTCACTTCCAACCAAATGTTAATCCAAGTCATGAAATGTTATATCATTAGCAATGATATCAGATATTTGCAGCAATTCCGATGGAAATTGTTTAGTTGTCATTGTTAATTAtcacatgtaaaataaattatgtaTACGTGTACAAGCGTTCTACTTCAAAGTTTAAAAACCCATTATTCAATCATACGCGTGGTGACATTATTCTGAAACTATAATATTCAgatgttatctttttttttttaggtgacACTGTGTCAGTTTTTGTCAACATCCACAACTCCTCTTCCAAACAAATGAAGCCCAAATTCAGTttacagcaggaaacaaagTACAGCACCGGAGCCTCCACTAAAACTTGTGTCACAATTCTATGCAAAATGGTTGGGGACGCAATCAGTGCGAAATCACAGGAAATGGTCTCCTGCCAGTTGAAGATTCCTGATGATACCATCTACACCGTCATAAACAGTGAGCTTGTCTCAGTTCAATATTACCTCAAGGTATGTTGTCGTGTAACATAAATCCATAtttagaaattaattaattgttcTTGTTTGTAAATAGTGGCGGTTAGATGattgtcacacacagacaaccattagatatattaaaataaaagttatatataaaataatatacgTATGAACATGGTCACCATTATAACAGACAGTGATTATGTTTACTGTATGTGCCAATGAGCTCAATCATGATGGCAGTTTTGTTTCCACTGTAGACAGATTCAACTCCTTAGTAATTTACAGTATGTTTCCATTTCCCAGGTGTATTTGGACATCAGCTTTGCTACTGACCCAGAGGTGGTGTTTCCACTGGTCATCGCTCCCTCTTCCATTGCTAACGTAGTGCTTGGACAGGCTGTGGAGACGAACCCAGCTGGTGCCTCTGGGGGCCCGAGCTAAAGCGacttccctccctctgctttACCTCCCTCTGCTTTACCTGCCGAAAATCACACATGGACGTAATAACAATCAGTGGCCACACAACTATGCTTCTCCATACAGTTTTTCCACATGCGTCCTTCCTCTGATGATGTTACTCATTCTGAGATACAACTGTCCTTTACTGCTCCTTCAGAATAGTAATAATCAGAGTAATAATTTACTGGCAATTAGAACTCAGGGAATCCAGAAAACTAAAACTCAGGGAGAAAAGTAGACTAAAGAGGGAACACAAGTCTCTCAAAGGTTCACAGGGGCGGACTCATGATACATAATTTGGTTTGGGGACTGAGGAGGGAACAACCTAGATATTTTCACTTGGTCCTTCACTTTTAATTttgatctttatttattcatgcacatgtaatggaaaattccactgatcaatgtcttactactgttttgattgttttctgtgcacttagctgatGCAACCTCAAAGTTCCACCACCTGTTGACCTTTatttgtgcaactgtgtgctgggtttgattcctctttctgtaacagtgatgccagacagcagacGTTTTCCTGTCggctttctgttttgtttcatgttcatcacattgtataaaaatcTTCCTTTTTAACTTCTCATGGCtgcactctgagccatgttgctggctgtgtaaccctctgcagagctaataattaaaactctaaGGCAACTCCGGTTTGAGAAACTccttatttcaaatctcatagTAAATTTCCACGACACACAACTTAATTGGTCCCCTTTCACTCAACTTATATTCTCCTATAAAAACTAATGAATATGGTTTTCATAGGAAAACTAAACCTGACATGTTGCAGACACAACATAAGCGTTGCAGGCAAAATGGGAACTGTTAGATACcaatacagtttaaatattatataaatatagatttacTCTCCAGGTAAAGTCACTGCAGCTCACCTACAACCAAGCGTCATGTTGTTAATCATTAGAGCTTATATCAGATATTTGCAGCTTTGCACATTGTTTCATTGCTAAGTTGGATGGAAGTTGTTCAGGTATTAATATAAGTGTGATTACCACATCCCCAAAAATGcacattatttgtatttgtacaggGTATAGTGTAATGAACTATTGTTCAATTATTGACAAGTTGGGTCTTTACAACAGGAAATAATTGCATATACAgatgttatttgtttgttaataaGTTATACAACTCCTATACAAGGatgggacaagctggtgactcCGATCACGTAAACCTTCTCATTTCGGTTCGGCCTTTGCGGTCTATGCGCCCCTCAAAAGAGGCGGTCTTCATGGGCTGTGTAGACCGTGTCCTCCGAAGGATACAGTccctaaattgagacacagttACAGTGAGTTTGAAATGATGTTTATGAATTAAACTATTATCTCTCGCAGACTCTTACAGGAATAAATCTGTCCTTAATTTGAATTAGAATATGTAACTCAATTTATTTTGTACCACTTCCTCCACAGAGGCATCCAGCTTAAAGATTCAGAACAAGCTGATAGGTAAATGTCTGCAGGTGCAAGAAGGGATCTGGGGAGGCAGAGTGTCGTTGGGGGAGTGCAGCCCATATTCACCAGTACAGGAGTGGAGCTGGCTCCCGGAGAGCCAGGCTCTCAGCAGTCACCACACTGGGGAGTGTCTGACGGCCCCGGCAGAGCAGTATGAAGGGGTCCACCTGCAGCCCTGCATTTCAAGGCTTGAAAGCGACGGGGCTGTCGATGGAGTGGCAGCAGTGGAAATGGGCAGAGAGCCGAGCAGCCAGGCGTGGTCCTGTTCCAAGAAAGGCCACCTCACTTTGATGGGGAGGGGACGGCACCTCAGTGCCACTCCACAATCCACTTTGGTGTACCTATCACGGGAACACAAACAGGTAATGGTATTTAAGTTCCTACTACACATGTCAAAATATCTGAAAGTTCCTTAATTCAATTATTCCGGAGGTAATATATATTGCAGATTTGTTTTACATCATAAGAAGAAGTGTTAAAAAGTCTTGTACGTGCCTGGCATCTTTACAAGCAGGGCAGCAGGTGGCGGACACTTGACAACCAGACATTGTGCAatgggagagaaagaaaacataaccagCACCAAGATCAAACCCACATCTATGTGGGAAAATCTTTGGAAGCTGCGATGTTTCCAAGTGCCgatgaaaacagagaagctgctgaacCATGTAAGGACCTAAAGGTAGCAGTAGTTGACTGAATGTTGTTTTGCTACAGTTTGTGACACTAAAACTTcttacagacatgcactgaaatctgGATGTTCCGAGGATCATTTTAATCTCatattttctcatctttttATCTTATAAACTACAACATCCTATGAGTCT includes:
- the LOC117767549 gene encoding arrestin domain-containing protein 3-like; the protein is MPSVQSFTLTYDALNESGTFSEGDTLNGKVTLVLLKEISAQSLHVKAKGDAEVRWTKKSGDKTRTYRASNRYFKLKEFLIGAEDPKETVIPKGIHVYKFSFKIPEGSMPSSFKGSHGKIIYKLEAALSRSWRMDSTVEKEINFVSKAFPNLHSLMTPQVGSVNKEMGLFSSGQVHMDVSVDRRAYAPGETVMIVAQINNSSSSDMSPKFSFIQDVVYRASGNTKHESHVIHKVVDSCIKAQTQKEVKCAVTIPPGQMQTIQNCDIITVEYQFKVYLDISFAFDPEVLLPVIILPLDLLPGLQPGVTASPYLAGATGGPSNSDFPPPTASLGPYPASPNSGGYPGAQRYSVPQPAYSGNPPPMYAFPSNAYPAQPPYMSGGYNNQVPQPQAPYGSPSSSSSSTPVLHPPPSAPTFHPPPSAPAINPSPSPSFNMSPPAPTYNSLSSTLMMNVDFLSQSDEAPPSYSLLFPSSATENSNAK
- the LOC117767557 gene encoding arrestin domain-containing protein 3-like, translated to MPSSFKGRHGKIVYKLEAKLSRSWQWPLRRQCKIRFFSKSPQHLDQVVMYGSVNKDMGIISKREVKMLATVDRRIYSPGDTVSVFVNIHNSSSKQMKPKFSLQQETKYSTGASTKTCVTILCKMVGDAISAKSQEMVSCQLKIPDDTIYTVINSELVSVQYYLKVYLDISFATDPEVVFPLVIAPSSIANVVLGQAVETNPAGASGGPS